A region of Oscillatoria sp. FACHB-1406 DNA encodes the following proteins:
- a CDS encoding class I SAM-dependent methyltransferase, translating to MVLDRVQKIQDDGYAFPYHYVAEYKRGFSQCYNFPWGINYAATLEFLRDRLKKESFESLIDVGCGDGRIAKEVQTNFKNKVVEGVDYSSRSINLARALNEEGTYHNLNIIEEQLPRRYDIALLIEVFEHIPPELGDSFLQAVANLLKDGGTLLLTVPHGNMPTEDKHYRHFTVETLSSCLAPYFNIVEIIPFEKIDWRKDFIDTILTNKLFILNSMKLKNILYRYYKKHLFHVTDEKTCKRIYIKAQKR from the coding sequence ATGGTTTTAGATCGAGTTCAAAAAATTCAGGATGATGGATATGCTTTCCCTTACCATTACGTCGCAGAATACAAACGAGGGTTTAGCCAATGCTATAACTTTCCTTGGGGAATTAACTACGCCGCAACTTTAGAATTTTTGCGCGATCGGCTTAAAAAAGAAAGCTTTGAATCTCTTATTGATGTAGGGTGTGGCGACGGCAGAATCGCGAAGGAAGTGCAAACAAACTTTAAAAATAAAGTCGTCGAAGGGGTGGATTATTCGTCCCGCAGCATTAATCTTGCTAGGGCGTTAAACGAAGAGGGGACTTATCACAATCTTAATATCATTGAAGAGCAACTACCCCGACGCTACGATATCGCGCTGTTAATTGAAGTATTCGAGCATATTCCGCCCGAACTCGGCGATTCTTTCCTACAAGCCGTTGCTAATCTTCTCAAAGATGGGGGGACATTACTGCTAACTGTTCCCCACGGTAATATGCCCACCGAAGACAAACATTATCGCCATTTTACTGTCGAAACTCTGTCTAGTTGTCTCGCTCCTTATTTTAATATTGTTGAAATCATCCCCTTTGAGAAAATCGATTGGCGCAAAGATTTTATCGATACGATTTTAACCAATAAGCTTTTTATCTTAAATAGCATGAAGTTAAAAAATATACTTTATAGATATTATAAAAAACATCTTTTTCACGTAACGGATGAAAAAACTTGCAAGCGGATTTACATTAAAGCGCAAAAACGATAG
- a CDS encoding glycosyltransferase has product MPLISVLISVYNGEKTIRETLESVLAQTFSDFEIVIINDGSTDSTVEAINSLGDSRIHIFSYPNAGLNASRNRAISHAEGEYVSFLDADDLWTPDKLELQLKALQDYPEAAAVYSWTDYIDIESKFLRTGPHHSFQGDVFAKLLLADFIGSGSNPLIRKSAFAEVGDFDTSIKGGQDWDMWVRLARRYPFAVVPSVQILYRQYSTSWSANAQRQEQGCLRIIEKALADAPESVKKLRKDILGNRYKESIIDALGKVAGRDRALLALRYLATAIYYDPRLLRSRILPTLLFTIGTRLILPPDRAQSVLERYPNLSNIYGIFGYIRWSD; this is encoded by the coding sequence GTGCCGCTTATTTCTGTATTAATCTCCGTTTACAATGGCGAAAAGACAATTCGAGAGACGCTTGAATCCGTCTTAGCACAAACTTTTTCCGATTTCGAGATTGTGATTATCAACGATGGTTCTACTGACTCGACAGTAGAGGCGATCAATAGCCTTGGCGATTCGCGAATTCACATTTTTTCTTACCCCAATGCTGGATTGAACGCGAGTCGCAACCGCGCGATTTCCCACGCAGAAGGCGAGTACGTTTCGTTTTTGGATGCTGACGATTTGTGGACTCCGGATAAGTTGGAATTGCAACTGAAAGCACTGCAAGATTATCCAGAGGCGGCTGCTGTCTATAGTTGGACGGATTACATCGATATCGAGAGTAAATTTTTACGAACCGGACCGCACCACAGTTTTCAAGGAGATGTATTTGCTAAACTACTCCTAGCAGATTTTATTGGGAGTGGCTCGAATCCCTTAATTCGTAAGTCTGCCTTTGCTGAAGTGGGAGATTTTGATACCTCGATTAAAGGCGGGCAAGATTGGGATATGTGGGTGCGTTTGGCACGGCGCTATCCTTTTGCTGTCGTGCCATCGGTTCAAATTTTGTATCGTCAATATTCTACCTCTTGGTCGGCGAATGCCCAGCGACAGGAACAGGGATGTCTGCGAATTATTGAAAAAGCGTTAGCGGATGCACCGGAATCGGTGAAGAAGTTACGCAAAGATATCCTGGGAAATCGTTACAAAGAATCGATTATTGATGCGCTGGGAAAAGTGGCGGGACGCGATCGCGCTCTATTGGCGTTAAGATATTTAGCGACGGCGATTTATTACGATCCTCGTTTATTGCGATCGCGCATTCTGCCCACGCTCTTGTTTACCATTGGTACTCGCCTAATTTTACCACCCGATCGCGCCCAAAGTGTTTTAGAACGCTATCCCAACCTCTCTAATATCTACGGAATTTTCGGCTATATTCGTTGGAGTGATTAA
- a CDS encoding glycosyltransferase, translating into MTLISVVIPVYNGQDTIEATLASVLSQSHCNLEVLVINDGSKDRTLDKVNVIKDARLKIYSYPNAGLSASRNRGIERAQGDYISFIDADDLWTPDKLELQLQSLKNNPEAALAYSWTDYINSEGNFLFSGGHNSEKGEIFEKLLVNNVLENGSNALIKTRIFAEVGDFDESLSAAEDWDMWLRIAEKYPFVAVDKPQILYRVSPSSMSANILNQEAQCRIILDRAFSRNPNLSNHLKTQTLKNLYKYLMFKALEGNPSRQNAKASWYCFLNYLRYYPSLLKQPSVMGGILARIVGMLLLSPPQFRKIFNR; encoded by the coding sequence ATGACGCTAATTTCTGTTGTCATCCCAGTGTATAACGGTCAAGATACGATCGAAGCTACCCTCGCCTCGGTTTTATCGCAGTCTCACTGCAATCTCGAAGTTTTAGTCATTAATGATGGTTCAAAAGATAGAACCTTAGACAAAGTTAATGTAATTAAAGATGCGAGATTAAAAATTTATTCCTATCCTAATGCTGGGCTATCCGCCAGCCGAAACCGAGGCATCGAGCGCGCGCAAGGGGATTATATTTCCTTCATTGATGCCGACGATCTTTGGACTCCGGATAAGTTGGAATTGCAACTGCAATCATTAAAAAATAACCCGGAAGCGGCTCTTGCTTATAGCTGGACAGATTATATTAATTCTGAGGGTAATTTTTTATTTTCTGGCGGTCATAATAGCGAAAAGGGAGAGATATTTGAGAAACTATTGGTCAATAATGTTTTAGAAAATGGTTCTAACGCTCTTATCAAGACTCGCATCTTCGCAGAAGTGGGGGATTTTGATGAATCCCTCTCAGCAGCAGAAGATTGGGATATGTGGCTCAGAATTGCCGAAAAATATCCATTTGTTGCCGTTGACAAACCACAAATCTTATATCGAGTCTCGCCAAGCTCGATGTCTGCTAACATCTTAAATCAAGAAGCTCAATGCCGAATCATTCTCGATCGCGCTTTTTCTCGCAACCCCAACTTGTCAAATCATTTAAAAACGCAGACACTCAAGAATCTTTATAAATATTTGATGTTTAAAGCGCTGGAGGGCAACCCATCTCGGCAAAATGCTAAAGCGAGTTGGTATTGCTTCCTGAACTACCTGCGTTATTATCCTAGTTTGCTGAAACAACCCTCAGTAATGGGCGGAATATTAGCTCGAATTGTAGGAATGTTGTTGTTAAGTCCGCCGCAATTTAGAAAGATATTTAATCGCTAA
- a CDS encoding glycosyltransferase, whose protein sequence is MPSVSVIIPAYNARSTIKKTLESVFAQTHSDFEIIVINDGSTDDTLKICQEIPDRRLKIFSYENAGQAVSRNRGIERASGDYIAFLDADDLWTKNKLETQLQTLQNNPEAAVVYSWTDYIDENDNFLQSGRHINVEGNVYDKLLINNFIENGSNVLIRQQALQEVGGFEPSLPPAEDWDLWLRLARQYHFAVVPEPQILYRVSATSSSANLTRQEMQTLRVIDRAFAAAPPSYQSLKKRSLANLYKYLAWKALDAAAISKASWEPLRLTLNYIKYEPELPKEAKFAAIMLVKSAIAGFISPEQLKRLLAKRNKT, encoded by the coding sequence ATGCCATCAGTTTCAGTCATTATTCCTGCCTACAATGCCCGCTCGACGATAAAGAAAACTTTAGAGTCAGTATTCGCTCAGACTCACTCAGATTTTGAAATTATTGTCATCAACGATGGCTCAACCGATGATACCTTAAAAATTTGCCAGGAAATTCCCGATCGCCGCCTAAAAATATTTTCCTACGAAAATGCCGGTCAAGCCGTCAGCCGCAATCGCGGAATCGAACGCGCTAGCGGCGACTATATCGCCTTTCTCGACGCTGACGATCTGTGGACAAAAAATAAACTCGAAACTCAACTCCAAACCTTACAAAATAATCCTGAAGCTGCCGTCGTTTATAGCTGGACGGATTATATTGATGAAAATGACAACTTTTTACAATCAGGAAGACATATTAACGTCGAAGGCAATGTTTATGACAAACTTTTAATTAATAATTTCATAGAAAATGGCTCTAATGTTTTAATCCGACAACAGGCATTACAAGAAGTCGGAGGATTTGAACCCTCTTTACCGCCCGCAGAAGATTGGGATTTGTGGTTGCGTTTAGCTCGACAGTATCATTTTGCCGTCGTGCCAGAACCTCAAATTTTGTATCGAGTTTCTGCGACTTCTTCTTCGGCTAATTTAACTCGACAAGAAATGCAGACTTTACGAGTTATCGATCGCGCCTTTGCTGCCGCCCCACCTTCTTACCAATCCCTCAAAAAACGCAGCCTCGCCAACCTCTATAAATATTTAGCCTGGAAAGCCTTAGATGCAGCCGCGATCTCCAAAGCTTCTTGGGAGCCACTGCGCTTAACCTTAAACTATATCAAATACGAACCCGAACTCCCTAAAGAAGCAAAGTTTGCCGCGATTATGCTCGTTAAAAGCGCGATCGCGGGTTTCATCTCGCCCGAGCAGCTTAAACGATTATTAGCTAAGCGAAATAAAACTTAA
- a CDS encoding GNAT family N-acetyltransferase yields MTNNSLNIRPMQPKDLQLALDWAAAEGWNPGLHDAIAFYASDRAGFLVGEVNGEAIACISAVCYDRTFAFIGLYIVKPEWRGRGYGKQIWQAAWQQLAQRLDVGQRSIGLDSVVERESTYAKSGFNSAYRHIRFMGETANYRTIPTEVIPLADVPFEEVLRYDSELFPASRPQFLQPWIAIEGGAAYGVLENGILKGYGVLRPCTRGYKIGPLFADNREIAECIFRALNACASPQPIFLDIPDINPAMTFLTRKYELQPVFTCIRMYCGRTPTVDVDRIFGVTTLELG; encoded by the coding sequence ATGACGAACAATTCCTTAAACATCCGACCGATGCAGCCAAAAGACTTACAGCTTGCGCTCGATTGGGCAGCAGCAGAAGGTTGGAATCCTGGACTGCACGATGCCATCGCCTTCTATGCAAGCGATCGCGCCGGGTTCCTCGTCGGAGAAGTTAATGGCGAAGCGATCGCTTGTATCTCTGCGGTTTGTTACGATCGCACTTTCGCTTTTATCGGACTGTATATCGTAAAACCAGAATGGCGAGGGCGGGGATACGGAAAACAAATTTGGCAAGCTGCTTGGCAGCAGTTAGCCCAAAGATTGGATGTAGGGCAACGCAGCATCGGTTTAGACAGCGTGGTAGAAAGGGAAAGCACCTACGCGAAAAGTGGTTTTAACTCAGCTTATCGGCATATTCGTTTTATGGGCGAAACTGCCAATTATCGAACCATTCCAACCGAGGTTATTCCCCTCGCAGATGTCCCTTTTGAAGAAGTCCTGCGTTACGATTCCGAACTGTTTCCGGCTAGCCGTCCTCAGTTTCTCCAACCTTGGATCGCCATCGAAGGTGGGGCGGCTTATGGCGTGTTAGAGAATGGAATATTGAAAGGTTACGGCGTACTTCGTCCCTGCACTCGCGGCTACAAAATCGGCCCTTTGTTTGCCGATAATCGCGAAATTGCTGAATGTATTTTTCGAGCCTTAAACGCTTGCGCTAGTCCGCAACCCATATTCCTGGACATCCCCGATATTAATCCCGCTATGACTTTTCTAACTCGGAAATATGAGTTGCAGCCCGTCTTTACTTGTATCCGTATGTACTGCGGTAGAACGCCTACGGTTGATGTCGATCGCATCTTTGGCGTTACCACCTTGGAACTCGGTTAG
- the ntrB gene encoding nitrate ABC transporter permease → MMNLSAIAIAGQAAWKRLKPVVLKDTVLLPALGFIGLIALWWAIALFRSDMMPTPAEALLKNLDYILNPFYQRGPGDLGIGWLLLASLRRVSLGFLLGAVVALPVGFLIGMSRTALLIINPIIQLLKPVSPLAWLPIALAIFNLAEPSAIFVIFITSLWSTIINTALGVSRVPKDYLEVSQMLEMSNWRRITKIILPASLPYIFTGLRISLGIAWLVIVAVEMLTGGLGIGFFVWDEWNRLNVSSVFLAVFVIGLTGLILDYLLALLQGWVTHRPVRS, encoded by the coding sequence ATGATGAACTTATCCGCGATCGCGATTGCGGGGCAAGCTGCATGGAAACGGCTTAAGCCCGTCGTGCTGAAAGATACCGTTTTGCTTCCCGCACTAGGATTTATTGGTTTGATTGCATTGTGGTGGGCGATCGCGCTTTTCCGAAGCGACATGATGCCCACGCCCGCCGAAGCACTCCTCAAAAATCTCGACTATATCTTAAACCCCTTCTATCAACGCGGACCGGGAGATTTAGGAATCGGCTGGCTATTACTGGCGAGTTTGCGACGCGTAAGTTTAGGATTTTTGCTCGGTGCTGTTGTTGCCCTTCCCGTCGGATTTTTAATCGGAATGTCTCGCACCGCCCTATTAATCATCAATCCGATTATTCAACTTCTCAAACCCGTTTCCCCCCTCGCTTGGTTGCCGATCGCGCTGGCTATCTTTAACCTCGCCGAACCCTCCGCAATTTTTGTCATTTTCATCACCTCCCTGTGGTCTACCATCATTAACACCGCCTTGGGCGTTTCCAGAGTGCCAAAAGACTATCTAGAAGTGTCTCAAATGCTCGAAATGTCCAACTGGAGACGAATTACAAAAATCATTTTGCCCGCCAGTTTGCCCTATATTTTTACGGGTTTGCGCATCAGCTTAGGCATCGCTTGGTTAGTGATTGTAGCCGTCGAAATGCTCACCGGAGGACTCGGAATCGGCTTTTTTGTTTGGGATGAATGGAATCGCTTAAACGTTAGTTCCGTTTTCCTCGCCGTCTTCGTCATCGGCTTAACCGGCTTAATTCTCGACTATCTCCTTGCCCTCCTACAAGGCTGGGTTACTCATCGCCCCGTTCGTTCCTAA
- a CDS encoding CmpA/NrtA family ABC transporter substrate-binding protein, which translates to MNQKNWTRREALLGLGSIAGAMAFSSCAPSTNRAPQKLSEEALAIEPAIDPKTLEKPDLKIGYVPVNDCAPFAVAWSKGFFRKYGLNVTLSREASWANSRDGLIFGRLDASPVVSGAVTNARTGAEGARHAPLCAAMTIHRHGNAMTMNREMWDAGLRPLQEYNGDLERFGGELRAFFEKRPLDQRIWAVVLSSSIYEYFVRYLAASMGINPTKEFRIVIIPPPQMVNNMRIGSMQAYMVAEPWNTRAISGNEGVGFTFAQGRQIWEGHPDRVLAVRESFIDNNPKTYRSLVKAIIEACQYCSKPENREEVAKLITDRAFTGAKPKKPGAPIDKFTRPGIVGDYNYGGFDGRERLIKTPETTLFFDLPPHLATVPGDHSTFLWQSQSLWLMTQSVRWGQLPEFPKNAEEIARKAWRTDLYREIATEMGIQCPQEDYKLEPAERFIDRKAFDPSNPVGYLNSFEIRANAPRSFFLS; encoded by the coding sequence ATGAATCAGAAAAATTGGACTCGACGCGAGGCATTACTCGGGTTGGGATCGATCGCGGGTGCAATGGCTTTCTCTTCGTGCGCCCCGAGTACCAACCGCGCCCCGCAAAAGTTAAGCGAAGAAGCCCTAGCGATCGAACCCGCGATCGACCCAAAAACCCTCGAAAAACCCGATCTTAAAATTGGCTACGTTCCCGTTAATGACTGCGCTCCCTTTGCTGTAGCTTGGAGCAAAGGCTTCTTTCGCAAGTATGGATTAAACGTCACCCTCAGTCGCGAAGCCAGTTGGGCCAACTCCCGCGACGGCTTGATTTTCGGACGACTCGATGCCTCGCCCGTCGTCTCCGGGGCCGTAACCAACGCCCGTACCGGCGCAGAAGGAGCGCGCCACGCCCCGTTATGCGCCGCCATGACCATTCATCGCCACGGCAATGCAATGACGATGAATCGCGAGATGTGGGATGCAGGCTTGCGTCCCTTGCAGGAATACAACGGCGACTTAGAACGATTCGGTGGAGAATTGCGCGCCTTCTTTGAAAAAAGACCCCTAGACCAACGCATTTGGGCGGTCGTTCTCAGTTCCTCCATTTACGAATATTTCGTCCGCTACCTCGCAGCTTCAATGGGAATCAACCCGACCAAAGAGTTTCGGATTGTCATCATTCCCCCGCCCCAAATGGTGAACAATATGCGAATTGGGTCAATGCAGGCTTATATGGTGGCCGAACCGTGGAACACTCGAGCCATTAGCGGCAATGAAGGAGTCGGCTTTACCTTCGCTCAAGGCCGACAAATTTGGGAAGGACATCCCGATCGCGTTTTAGCCGTTCGCGAATCTTTCATTGACAACAACCCGAAAACTTATCGTTCCTTAGTTAAAGCCATCATCGAAGCTTGCCAATATTGCAGCAAGCCCGAAAATCGCGAAGAAGTCGCAAAATTGATTACCGATCGCGCTTTTACCGGAGCAAAACCAAAAAAACCGGGCGCGCCCATTGATAAATTTACCCGACCGGGGATCGTCGGCGACTATAACTACGGCGGTTTTGACGGTCGGGAACGCCTCATTAAAACCCCCGAAACGACGTTATTCTTCGACTTGCCGCCTCACTTAGCCACCGTTCCCGGCGACCATTCCACCTTTCTGTGGCAGTCGCAAAGCTTGTGGTTGATGACGCAATCGGTTCGGTGGGGACAACTCCCGGAATTTCCTAAAAATGCCGAAGAAATCGCCCGCAAAGCCTGGAGAACCGACTTGTATCGGGAGATTGCCACAGAAATGGGAATTCAATGTCCCCAAGAAGATTACAAGCTCGAACCGGCCGAACGATTTATCGATCGCAAAGCCTTCGATCCCAGCAATCCCGTCGGCTACCTCAACAGTTTTGAAATTCGAGCCAATGCGCCTCGTTCTTTTTTCCTCTCTTAA
- a CDS encoding nitrate ABC transporter ATP-binding protein (This model describes the ATP binding subunits of ATP-binding cassette (ABC) transporters for nitrate transport, or for bicarbonate transport, in bacteria and archaea.) — MNSNFLVVQDLIKSYPQPDGSQSVILNGINLTIGEKEYISVIGHSGCGKSTLLRIIAGLEKPTSGLVTLDGKEIRKPGSERMMVFQNYALLPWLTVRENIRLAVDEVLTQASRSEKVSSVNEHLEMVNLTNAADKYPDEISGGMKQRVGIARALITRPKMLLMDEPFGALDALTKGKLQVQVLEIWENNRQAVMMITHDVDEAILMSDRVVLMTSGPKAAIGQILEVSFPRPRDRHELRDSREYYELRNQALDFLEQHQ, encoded by the coding sequence ATGAATTCCAACTTTCTCGTCGTTCAAGACTTAATCAAATCATACCCCCAGCCCGATGGCAGTCAATCTGTTATTCTCAATGGCATTAATTTAACCATAGGAGAAAAAGAATATATTTCCGTCATCGGTCACTCCGGCTGCGGAAAATCTACCCTGCTGAGGATTATTGCCGGTCTAGAAAAACCAACATCGGGATTAGTAACGCTCGACGGTAAAGAAATTCGCAAGCCCGGTTCCGAGCGCATGATGGTGTTTCAAAATTATGCGCTCCTCCCTTGGCTGACCGTGAGAGAGAATATTCGCTTAGCCGTCGATGAAGTTCTTACCCAAGCTAGTCGAAGTGAAAAAGTTAGTTCGGTTAACGAGCATTTAGAAATGGTGAACTTAACCAATGCTGCCGATAAGTATCCCGACGAAATATCGGGGGGGATGAAGCAGCGGGTTGGGATTGCGCGCGCACTCATTACTCGTCCTAAAATGTTACTGATGGACGAACCCTTCGGCGCTCTCGATGCTTTAACGAAAGGTAAATTACAAGTTCAAGTTCTTGAAATTTGGGAAAATAACCGACAAGCCGTTATGATGATTACTCACGATGTCGATGAAGCCATTCTTATGTCCGATCGCGTAGTTCTTATGACGAGCGGACCGAAAGCCGCGATCGGTCAAATTCTAGAAGTCTCTTTTCCTCGTCCGCGCGATCGTCACGAACTGCGGGACTCTCGGGAATATTACGAACTTCGCAATCAAGCTTTAGATTTTCTAGAGCAACATCAATAG
- a CDS encoding ArsB/NhaD family transporter codes for MENIQSVIAASTFIAVIVAITFEWLHLTVAAFLGALILIFARVMTLNDAVGYISQSHGTLGLFFGVMVLVRAFEPTKVFDYLATQMILLARGEGKLLLLGIVGITTPICAVLPNATTVMLLAPLIPPIAEDLGIDFVPLLILMVFVANSSGLLTIVGDPATYIVGDSINLSFTDYLLRLSLGGAIAVLTILVLLPILFRKTWNQKFENLDKLPRPKINHPRTLTLGIFIVAFVLVFFVIGESLPVPIPPAAVALLGAALALLLAQQTKIDTVSNILRDLDWSTLLFFMSIFVIIGGLEKTGVVNSISGILATILGKNIALGAILLLFLVGFLSSVVPNIPLVVAMVPLLKQYLVNVGLVGAEVLDPNYAGQFPPEVLPLFYAMMYGATLGGNGTLVGASSNIVAAGVAEQHGKAISFHAFLRYGIPVMLAQLVAAALFVTVRFLI; via the coding sequence ATGGAGAATATTCAGTCAGTTATTGCAGCATCCACCTTTATCGCCGTTATTGTTGCCATTACTTTTGAATGGTTGCATTTAACGGTAGCCGCCTTCCTCGGTGCATTAATTCTTATTTTTGCCCGCGTGATGACCTTAAATGATGCCGTGGGTTATATCAGCCAAAGTCACGGGACTTTAGGCTTATTTTTTGGCGTAATGGTTCTCGTGAGAGCTTTTGAGCCGACTAAAGTCTTTGATTACCTTGCCACGCAAATGATTCTGCTAGCGCGCGGAGAAGGCAAACTCTTACTGTTGGGAATTGTTGGCATTACGACACCCATTTGTGCGGTCTTGCCAAACGCAACCACGGTCATGTTACTCGCGCCTTTAATTCCCCCCATCGCTGAGGATTTAGGGATCGATTTTGTACCGCTGTTAATCTTAATGGTGTTCGTGGCGAATAGTTCCGGGTTGTTAACAATTGTCGGCGATCCCGCGACTTATATTGTCGGCGATTCGATTAACTTAAGCTTTACCGATTATCTCCTGCGTCTGAGTTTAGGCGGCGCGATTGCCGTTCTTACAATTCTAGTGCTGCTGCCGATCCTCTTTCGCAAAACATGGAACCAAAAATTTGAAAATCTCGATAAACTTCCCCGCCCTAAAATCAATCATCCCCGCACCCTCACTCTCGGTATTTTTATCGTCGCCTTCGTCCTCGTTTTCTTTGTCATTGGCGAATCCCTCCCCGTACCGATTCCACCCGCTGCGGTCGCCCTCCTCGGTGCAGCCCTCGCTTTACTCCTCGCCCAACAAACTAAAATTGATACGGTCAGTAATATCCTGCGCGATCTCGATTGGAGTACGCTCCTATTTTTTATGTCCATCTTTGTTATCATTGGCGGACTCGAAAAAACCGGAGTCGTCAACAGCATTTCCGGTATATTAGCGACGATTTTAGGGAAAAATATTGCTCTCGGTGCAATTTTGCTGCTGTTCCTCGTTGGTTTCCTCTCCAGCGTCGTCCCCAATATTCCCCTCGTCGTCGCAATGGTTCCCCTACTCAAACAATACCTCGTCAACGTCGGTTTGGTCGGCGCGGAAGTCCTCGATCCTAATTATGCCGGACAGTTCCCCCCGGAAGTGCTGCCGCTCTTTTATGCCATGATGTACGGAGCGACATTAGGAGGAAATGGAACTTTAGTGGGTGCATCTTCTAATATTGTGGCAGCGGGCGTTGCCGAACAGCACGGCAAAGCTATATCCTTTCATGCCTTTCTGCGTTACGGAATTCCAGTTATGCTCGCGCAACTTGTCGCTGCTGCTCTGTTTGTCACCGTGCGCTTTTTAATTTAA
- a CDS encoding exopolysaccharide biosynthesis protein has product MHLKFSQDIESLLQRLTHNPLTVEEIVEETEERGFSLLISLLVIPFLFPMPPGLSSILGSGAFLIALQMALGQNKPWLPKRISRFQFPNVLIGTLLQNIGRVTRALEKITRPRWPNIAKSRYVWRINGLFLAWLAVLLMLPIPFTNPLPAVPMLLLAAATLEMDGLLMGVCYVLSAFVTAFFGFLGYALWRAPELLPAQFLS; this is encoded by the coding sequence ATGCACCTCAAATTTTCCCAAGATATTGAATCTCTCTTACAACGTTTGACTCACAACCCTTTAACTGTTGAGGAAATTGTTGAAGAAACAGAAGAACGCGGCTTCAGTTTGTTAATCTCCCTTTTAGTTATTCCTTTTCTGTTTCCGATGCCGCCGGGACTCTCGAGTATCTTAGGTTCGGGTGCTTTTTTAATCGCCTTGCAAATGGCTTTGGGGCAGAATAAACCTTGGTTGCCAAAGCGGATTTCCCGATTTCAGTTTCCTAACGTTTTGATCGGAACGCTGCTGCAAAATATAGGGCGCGTCACTCGCGCGCTAGAAAAAATAACTCGTCCCCGCTGGCCGAATATCGCGAAAAGTCGCTACGTCTGGCGAATTAACGGTTTATTTTTAGCTTGGTTGGCGGTGCTATTAATGTTGCCGATTCCCTTTACCAATCCCTTGCCCGCTGTGCCGATGTTGCTGTTAGCAGCAGCAACCCTGGAGATGGATGGTTTGTTGATGGGAGTTTGCTATGTTCTGAGCGCTTTTGTGACGGCATTTTTTGGCTTTCTTGGCTATGCTCTTTGGCGCGCGCCAGAGTTACTTCCTGCTCAATTTTTGAGTTAA